Proteins from a single region of Lysinibacillus sp. JNUCC-52:
- the dacB gene encoding D-alanyl-D-alanine carboxypeptidase/D-alanyl-D-alanine endopeptidase, translated as MKKKIIIYAMLFMLFNSFSLINLEQAWASEQTMTTKINTIIKKNWKNNEYSITVRDMERGDVIYSNDGDKMIRPASTHKLLVSAAALDLLGPDYRFATKAYIDGPVKDGVLQGNIYLQGGGDPTLLPVHLESFANGIKKLGITKITGKLIADDTWFDDDRLAKGIVPEEEAFSYASRISALTLSPNDQYDVGNIQVKVTGTKIGQAASVQLFPHASTIPIVNKTKIIKKGGKSTINITREYGTDRIIVTGNLPAGSEKNTYVTVYNPTLYTLDVLREKLVAKGIQKMPMDIGEVPDNAQRIGISNSMQLKDINFRFLKLSINGMGEMLTKQLGKELLGEGSWSAGIQAIRTYGIESGLNMDQWYFEDGSGLNHQNRVSSMQESLLLYKVRNKSWYFSYLDALPHAGRKGKLVGATLENRLKGYSVSAKTGYITGTYALSGYVQGKSGKWYIFSILTQANKSSAISTIDEIVKQVANEM; from the coding sequence ATGAAAAAGAAAATTATTATTTATGCAATGTTATTTATGTTGTTCAATAGTTTTTCATTAATAAACTTGGAACAAGCTTGGGCATCTGAGCAAACAATGACGACTAAAATCAATACGATTATCAAGAAAAACTGGAAAAATAATGAGTATAGTATTACTGTACGCGATATGGAAAGAGGGGACGTCATTTACAGTAACGATGGTGATAAAATGATACGACCTGCATCAACACATAAATTACTTGTGAGTGCTGCCGCATTAGATTTACTTGGCCCTGATTACCGTTTTGCAACGAAGGCATATATCGATGGACCAGTAAAAGATGGTGTTTTACAAGGAAATATTTATTTACAAGGTGGAGGGGATCCCACGCTGCTACCTGTCCATTTAGAATCATTCGCTAATGGGATAAAAAAATTGGGCATTACTAAAATTACAGGGAAGTTGATTGCAGACGATACATGGTTTGATGATGACCGTTTAGCAAAAGGAATTGTACCAGAGGAGGAAGCCTTCTCTTATGCATCCCGTATTTCGGCTCTGACGCTTTCACCTAATGATCAGTATGATGTCGGCAATATCCAAGTTAAAGTGACTGGCACAAAAATTGGGCAAGCTGCAAGTGTTCAACTTTTTCCACATGCAAGTACAATACCGATTGTGAACAAAACGAAGATTATCAAAAAGGGTGGGAAATCGACTATCAATATTACGAGAGAATATGGAACAGATCGTATTATTGTAACAGGCAATTTACCAGCAGGTTCGGAGAAAAATACATATGTGACCGTTTATAATCCTACATTGTATACACTAGATGTATTACGAGAAAAATTAGTAGCAAAAGGTATTCAAAAAATGCCTATGGACATAGGAGAAGTGCCAGATAATGCGCAACGAATAGGAATATCCAATTCAATGCAATTAAAAGATATTAATTTTCGATTTTTAAAGTTAAGCATTAACGGTATGGGAGAAATGCTGACGAAGCAGTTAGGGAAAGAGCTGCTTGGAGAAGGAAGCTGGTCTGCAGGTATACAGGCAATACGTACATATGGAATAGAGTCAGGACTGAATATGGATCAATGGTATTTTGAAGATGGCTCGGGCTTAAATCATCAAAATCGAGTAAGTAGTATGCAAGAAAGTTTATTATTATATAAAGTTCGCAATAAGTCCTGGTACTTTTCGTATTTAGATGCCTTACCACATGCAGGACGAAAAGGAAAATTGGTTGGGGCGACATTAGAAAACCGTTTGAAAGGTTATAGTGTTTCTGCTAAAACAGGTTATATAACGGGAACTTATGCGTTAAGTGGTTATGTTCAAGGAAAAAGTGGTAAGTGGTATATTTTTAGTATTTTAACACAAGCCAATAAAAGTTCAGCAATATCCACTATTGATGAAATTGTAAAACAAGTTGCAAATGAAATGTAA
- a CDS encoding SDR family NAD(P)-dependent oxidoreductase: MGKLQDKVVIITGGAGGIGSGMAKAMVKEGAIVAIVDLNEETGKAMEKELQQISPKSMFLQANLMDRANLHKIIDTVVEKYGKLDVLVNNAHASKQATLEDTTQADLDLSFDTGFYPTFYLMQAALPHLKETKGNVINFASGAGLAGHETQGAYAAAKEAIRGISRVAANEWGRFGINVNLISPIANSPGVQAWAKAQPEYYEAVKSKIPMGRFGDVEDDIGRVAVFLASEDSQYITGQTLMVDGGSIMLH; this comes from the coding sequence ATGGGTAAATTACAAGACAAAGTCGTAATTATTACTGGCGGTGCAGGTGGTATCGGTAGTGGTATGGCAAAAGCAATGGTAAAAGAAGGCGCAATCGTAGCGATTGTTGATTTAAATGAAGAAACAGGAAAAGCAATGGAAAAAGAATTGCAACAAATTTCTCCAAAATCAATGTTTTTACAAGCAAATTTAATGGATCGTGCTAATTTGCATAAAATAATCGATACAGTTGTTGAAAAATACGGTAAACTAGATGTATTAGTTAATAATGCACATGCATCTAAGCAAGCAACTCTTGAAGATACAACACAAGCTGATTTAGATTTATCATTTGATACTGGTTTCTATCCAACATTTTATTTAATGCAAGCAGCATTACCTCACTTGAAAGAAACAAAAGGTAATGTAATTAACTTCGCTTCTGGCGCGGGTCTTGCTGGACATGAAACACAAGGTGCTTATGCGGCTGCAAAAGAAGCAATTCGCGGTATTTCACGTGTAGCAGCAAATGAATGGGGACGTTTTGGTATTAATGTAAACTTAATTAGCCCAATTGCAAATTCACCAGGTGTACAAGCATGGGCAAAAGCACAACCAGAATATTATGAAGCTGTTAAAAGTAAAATCCCTATGGGACGCTTCGGTGATGTTGAAGATGACATTGGCCGCGTAGCAGTATTTTTAGCATCTGAGGATTCACAATATATCACAGGTCAAACACTTATGGTTGACGGTGGTTCTATCATGCTTCACTAA
- a CDS encoding MarR family winged helix-turn-helix transcriptional regulator: MGQTSIFKLIHMIDQMNNANIIRFTKDYPYPLGISPILVLSELKIKGPQRQAELAETIGYTKGAMTSIAEKLVKLGLAERLYDENDRRTIRLQITEEGINAFVKAQEVGKDVFIQLFEVLNDEEIAQYLLILEKLVQGIKDRG; encoded by the coding sequence TTGGGACAGACAAGTATTTTTAAACTCATTCATATGATTGATCAGATGAATAACGCCAATATTATACGTTTTACGAAGGATTATCCATATCCATTAGGTATTTCTCCAATTTTAGTATTAAGCGAGCTAAAAATAAAAGGACCGCAAAGACAAGCCGAATTAGCGGAAACGATTGGGTATACGAAAGGTGCTATGACAAGTATTGCCGAGAAATTAGTAAAACTGGGCTTAGCAGAAAGACTATACGATGAAAACGACCGCCGTACAATTCGATTGCAAATAACTGAAGAGGGTATAAATGCTTTTGTTAAAGCGCAAGAGGTTGGGAAGGACGTTTTTATTCAGCTTTTTGAAGTATTGAATGATGAAGAAATTGCACAGTACTTGTTGATTCTAGAAAAGCTAGTGCAAGGAATAAAAGATAGAGGTTAA
- a CDS encoding methyl-accepting chemotaxis protein, with translation MSIKLKLYFAFALLFISIIGISINGYFDLTNMKNEYNHILDSQVEQIYIASDLQSNTKQQSIYIQQYIENGNGDTLQNFRSAQLKIQTGIGQLNDIIDDEQLLEVNNKMLEGKKSFDKVAETIITAVEAGDSSTAREIYDQQLWRLNSLMGSVANEMLAFNKMKFTQVANDAEQKVHKSAITAVVIGLITIGICIFFSMLTAVKIANPLKRMATAVKQIAKGDLTIQNLQVTSNDEIGTLASAFNEMKQSIQSLIRASGETANDLSAVAEELTASTTQVASTSNIVAASVENIASSSKISSTVSNEASHAINETTEGIQQIANATYSVLGKAKQTKETADAGQLTIEHAKQQMNTIYHSTKETTALISRLSKQSEEIQNITNVITAITEQTNLLALNAAIEAARAGEHGKGFAVVADEVRKLASQSKESAHIIVQLTSDILQETKNVEAAVLGDQKTVEQGVEVIAQAGTAFSNIVDAIEEMIEDITTVTAITQEMTASSEEIAASIQELDGHVRNNAEGTEEMAQQIVKQVATLQEINNISESLNSKALELTNSISNFKY, from the coding sequence ATGTCAATTAAATTAAAACTTTATTTTGCTTTTGCATTATTATTTATCAGTATTATTGGAATATCTATCAACGGATATTTTGATTTAACGAATATGAAAAATGAATATAACCACATTCTTGATTCCCAAGTCGAGCAAATTTATATTGCATCAGATTTACAAAGTAATACAAAGCAACAAAGCATCTATATTCAACAGTATATTGAAAATGGCAATGGGGATACATTACAAAATTTCCGTAGTGCGCAGCTAAAAATCCAAACAGGCATCGGTCAATTAAATGACATCATTGATGATGAACAATTGCTAGAAGTTAATAATAAAATGCTAGAAGGCAAAAAATCGTTCGATAAAGTAGCGGAAACAATTATTACGGCTGTAGAAGCAGGTGATTCATCGACTGCTAGAGAAATATATGATCAGCAATTGTGGCGACTCAATAGTTTAATGGGGAGTGTTGCCAATGAAATGCTTGCATTTAATAAAATGAAATTTACACAGGTTGCCAACGATGCAGAGCAAAAGGTACATAAAAGTGCAATAACAGCCGTTGTCATTGGATTAATTACAATAGGTATTTGTATATTTTTCAGTATGCTAACGGCAGTAAAAATAGCAAATCCACTAAAAAGGATGGCTACTGCAGTCAAGCAAATTGCTAAAGGAGATTTGACAATACAAAATTTACAAGTCACTTCTAATGATGAAATCGGTACATTAGCAAGTGCTTTTAATGAAATGAAGCAATCTATTCAATCGTTAATTCGCGCGTCTGGTGAAACTGCTAACGATTTGTCTGCTGTTGCAGAGGAATTGACGGCTAGTACAACGCAAGTTGCATCGACGTCAAATATCGTAGCTGCTTCTGTCGAAAATATCGCTTCAAGTTCAAAGATTTCTTCAACCGTTTCCAATGAAGCTTCACATGCAATAAACGAAACGACAGAAGGTATTCAGCAAATTGCTAATGCTACATATTCTGTGCTTGGCAAGGCAAAACAGACGAAGGAAACAGCGGATGCAGGACAATTGACGATTGAACATGCAAAGCAACAGATGAATACGATTTATCATTCCACTAAAGAGACAACAGCGCTTATTTCAAGACTGTCAAAACAGTCGGAAGAAATTCAAAATATAACGAATGTAATTACGGCAATTACAGAACAAACAAATTTACTTGCACTTAATGCTGCTATTGAGGCTGCTCGAGCAGGAGAGCATGGAAAAGGTTTTGCTGTTGTAGCAGATGAAGTACGTAAGTTAGCTAGCCAATCAAAAGAGTCGGCACATATTATCGTCCAGCTCACATCAGATATTTTGCAGGAAACAAAAAATGTAGAAGCTGCAGTTTTAGGTGATCAAAAAACCGTTGAGCAAGGGGTAGAAGTCATTGCTCAGGCAGGAACTGCATTTAGTAATATTGTCGATGCTATCGAGGAAATGATAGAGGATATTACAACCGTAACAGCAATTACACAAGAGATGACAGCTTCTTCAGAAGAAATAGCCGCATCGATACAAGAATTAGATGGGCATGTGCGTAATAATGCTGAAGGCACTGAGGAAATGGCACAACAAATTGTTAAACAAGTAGCGACTCTTCAAGAAATTAACAATATTTCAGAAAGCTTAAATTCCAAAGCTTTGGAATTAACAAACAGTATTTCTAATTTTAAGTATTAA
- a CDS encoding LCP family glycopolymer transferase → MEKNMKRSKEKKSKKKIWLWIIGSLLTIFLIFLGTAYYTIQKTMNKINTPLVETDDTPDKTQKTITKKEPFSVLMLGVDERKDDSGRSDTMIVITVNPEKQTMKMLSIPRDTRTEIIGHDTVDKINHAYAFGGVPMAMDTVENLLDIPLDYYVFINMEGFLQIIDTLGGVTIQNDMDLTYDSYHYPEGEISLSGDEALIFSRIRYEDPRGDFGRQIRQRQIIEAVMKKASTPSMLLKATDMLDVVGDNVRMNFTVKDLIQLQSIYKKMDNNIDQLSFEAGEGQMMNHIWYYIPDETELQQIKTELKMHLE, encoded by the coding sequence ATGGAAAAAAACATGAAACGCTCTAAAGAAAAAAAGAGCAAAAAGAAAATTTGGCTATGGATAATAGGAAGCCTATTAACAATATTTTTAATTTTTTTAGGTACAGCTTATTATACTATCCAAAAGACGATGAATAAAATAAATACACCACTCGTAGAAACTGACGATACTCCAGACAAAACACAAAAAACCATTACGAAAAAAGAGCCTTTTTCTGTACTGATGCTTGGTGTTGATGAACGTAAGGACGATAGTGGGCGTTCAGACACAATGATAGTTATTACAGTAAATCCTGAAAAGCAAACAATGAAAATGTTAAGTATTCCGAGAGATACACGTACAGAAATTATTGGGCATGACACAGTGGATAAGATTAACCATGCTTATGCATTTGGAGGAGTACCAATGGCAATGGATACGGTTGAAAATCTATTAGATATCCCACTCGATTATTATGTCTTTATTAATATGGAGGGGTTCCTACAAATTATTGACACACTTGGTGGTGTAACCATTCAAAATGATATGGATTTAACCTATGATTCGTACCATTATCCTGAGGGTGAAATTTCATTAAGTGGAGATGAAGCACTTATTTTCTCTCGTATACGATACGAAGATCCACGTGGTGATTTCGGCCGCCAAATTCGACAACGACAAATAATTGAAGCAGTTATGAAAAAAGCTTCTACACCATCAATGTTGTTGAAGGCAACTGATATGCTTGATGTTGTCGGGGATAATGTTCGCATGAATTTTACGGTGAAAGATCTAATCCAACTACAAAGTATATATAAAAAAATGGATAATAATATTGATCAGTTATCATTTGAGGCAGGAGAGGGTCAAATGATGAATCATATTTGGTACTATATTCCCGATGAAACAGAACTACAACAAATAAAAACAGAGTTAAAAATGCATTTAGAATAA
- a CDS encoding transcriptional regulator yields MMIGTILLAIALPVGIVLAVDLFNEQHHSAS; encoded by the coding sequence ATGATGATTGGTACAATTTTATTAGCTATCGCATTGCCGGTAGGTATTGTATTAGCAGTAGATTTATTTAACGAGCAGCATCACTCTGCTTCATAA
- the lepB gene encoding signal peptidase I produces MQAEKTNMKKEILSYIKIIVITAIVVLGCKQFLFAPIKVQGASMYPTYEDKDIIIVSKTSKIERFDQIVFQSPTEDELYIKRVIGLPGDTVEMIDDVLYVNGKAYKEDYVNRQTDDPSQLRITENFTLEGLTNEKKVPEGKYFVMGDNRLKSYDSRHYGLIAKDAIYGEAKITVYPFKHFHIGRE; encoded by the coding sequence ATGCAAGCAGAAAAAACAAATATGAAAAAAGAAATTCTATCCTACATTAAAATTATTGTCATTACAGCAATCGTCGTCTTAGGCTGTAAACAATTTTTATTTGCACCGATAAAAGTACAAGGTGCTTCAATGTATCCGACATATGAGGATAAAGACATTATTATTGTAAGTAAAACGAGTAAAATTGAACGCTTTGACCAAATTGTCTTTCAATCACCTACTGAGGATGAATTATATATTAAACGGGTTATAGGTCTTCCAGGAGATACTGTAGAAATGATAGATGATGTTTTATATGTAAATGGAAAAGCCTATAAAGAGGATTATGTAAATCGTCAAACGGATGATCCAAGCCAATTACGTATTACAGAGAATTTCACACTTGAAGGTTTAACAAATGAGAAAAAGGTTCCAGAAGGTAAGTATTTCGTAATGGGAGATAACCGCCTAAAAAGCTATGATAGTCGTCATTACGGATTAATTGCTAAAGATGCTATTTATGGTGAAGCTAAAATCACCGTTTATCCGTTTAAGCATTTTCACATTGGCCGCGAATAA
- a CDS encoding MFS transporter has protein sequence MNWRVFILAATTFAVGLVELIVGGILPYIAKDLNVSVATAGQLITIFALVYAISAPVLLSLTAKVERKKLYLISLLLFTLGNIMTYFSPTFVIVMIARIITAMSTALVIVLSLTITTKIVEPRHRAKALGLIFVGVSSALVIGVPMGIFITEAFGWRAVFLGIALLSSISMILIFMLLEKMPVVEVVPLKTQIKSLANLKIASAHLTTLFMLAGHYMLYAYFTPFLVEAFHLNSSWVSICYLVFGLASVSGNTFGGWLSDKIGTGKSIVLIIATFAIVLFAIPYTVVAFPLFLVVTVLWGALSWSLTPPLQNYLIQTDPKTSDIQQSLNTAALQIGISIGSAVGGAVFTVTGSVMHLSTFGAILVLCALGCAIFSIKRAPLSNSNQLDGHIQKVH, from the coding sequence ATGAATTGGAGAGTTTTTATACTGGCTGCTACTACTTTTGCAGTTGGATTGGTAGAGCTAATTGTTGGAGGTATATTGCCATACATTGCTAAGGATTTGAACGTATCTGTAGCAACGGCTGGACAATTAATTACGATATTTGCTCTAGTATACGCAATTTCTGCCCCTGTCCTTTTATCGTTAACAGCTAAAGTGGAGCGGAAAAAACTATACCTTATTTCATTACTTTTATTTACATTAGGGAATATCATGACCTATTTTAGTCCTACCTTTGTCATTGTCATGATTGCGAGAATCATAACAGCGATGAGTACAGCTCTAGTTATAGTTTTGTCTCTGACAATTACAACTAAAATAGTGGAACCAAGACATCGTGCTAAAGCATTAGGGCTTATATTTGTAGGTGTAAGTTCAGCACTAGTAATTGGTGTACCGATGGGTATTTTTATTACCGAGGCTTTTGGGTGGCGTGCTGTTTTTTTAGGGATTGCATTACTTTCTAGCATATCTATGATTCTAATTTTTATGCTCCTGGAAAAAATGCCAGTTGTTGAGGTTGTCCCATTAAAAACACAAATTAAGTCATTAGCTAATTTAAAAATTGCAAGTGCGCATTTAACAACATTATTTATGCTTGCTGGTCATTATATGCTTTATGCTTACTTCACACCGTTTTTAGTAGAGGCATTTCATTTAAACTCTTCTTGGGTTAGTATTTGCTACTTAGTATTCGGTCTTGCATCTGTAAGTGGTAATACGTTTGGTGGTTGGTTAAGTGACAAGATTGGTACTGGCAAATCAATCGTACTAATCATTGCGACGTTTGCTATCGTATTATTTGCGATACCATATACAGTCGTAGCATTCCCGTTATTTTTAGTAGTAACTGTGTTATGGGGAGCACTTAGCTGGTCACTTACGCCACCATTACAAAACTATTTGATTCAAACCGATCCTAAAACATCTGATATTCAACAAAGTTTAAATACTGCCGCGCTACAAATTGGTATTTCAATAGGGTCTGCAGTAGGGGGAGCGGTGTTTACCGTTACAGGCTCTGTAATGCATTTATCAACTTTTGGGGCAATTTTAGTATTATGTGCATTAGGCTGTGCTATTTTTTCTATTAAAAGAGCACCCCTTTCAAATAGTAATCAATTAGATGGACATATCCAAAAAGTCCATTAA
- a CDS encoding DUF3231 family protein gives MKMSKRNIDSLRFKEVFTIWKQLGVNNGYIATNHFFFKYAVHRDLKVIILEFIQCLKEENKQLEKLLKENGVLAPPLSIDQGNLQIAKIRGKATINDSEISAILSMNIASSLISVSQAMDMSIESSLTTKYSVFHMKYAILGAKLIELSNKKGWLLSPSSP, from the coding sequence ATGAAAATGTCAAAACGAAATATAGATTCTTTACGCTTTAAGGAAGTTTTTACAATCTGGAAACAACTTGGCGTAAACAATGGTTATATTGCAACGAATCATTTCTTTTTCAAATATGCAGTTCATCGAGACTTAAAAGTCATTATTTTGGAATTTATTCAATGTTTAAAAGAGGAAAACAAACAGCTTGAGAAGCTTTTGAAAGAAAATGGTGTTCTAGCACCGCCATTATCAATTGACCAAGGGAATTTACAAATTGCTAAGATCCGCGGAAAAGCAACTATAAATGATTCTGAAATTAGTGCCATCCTTTCCATGAATATTGCGTCTTCCTTAATTTCTGTTAGTCAAGCAATGGACATGTCTATCGAGAGCAGTCTTACGACAAAATACAGTGTTTTTCATATGAAATATGCCATTCTTGGTGCCAAGTTAATTGAGCTTAGTAATAAAAAAGGATGGCTACTTTCTCCCTCCTCACCATAG
- a CDS encoding cupin domain-containing protein, producing the protein MPNEYTSPTTQFTFDVNTSPLFKKDNQNYINILGIAQLNSLENVSLLDIFLSTNNVVEPHYHQNAAELVYCISGAATVSILNPFTKQIQNYPLKPGQVANIPQGWWHYIVASADNTHILAIFDAPTPEVILGSDILKFTPSNIMAHTYCLDENLWKQTIAPVVPSTYIGPANNCNQPSVTSPNSMQTHPHYNFHPYHYPYMYQNSSYY; encoded by the coding sequence TTGCCTAATGAGTACACATCTCCAACCACACAATTTACGTTTGATGTAAATACAAGTCCACTTTTTAAAAAGGATAATCAGAACTACATAAATATTCTTGGTATTGCTCAATTGAATAGTCTAGAAAATGTCTCTCTACTTGATATTTTTTTAAGCACCAATAACGTGGTAGAGCCTCATTATCATCAAAATGCAGCAGAGCTTGTTTATTGTATTTCTGGAGCTGCTACCGTTTCCATTTTAAATCCATTCACTAAACAAATTCAGAACTACCCACTAAAACCAGGACAGGTAGCAAATATTCCACAGGGATGGTGGCATTACATCGTTGCGAGTGCAGATAATACACATATATTAGCGATTTTTGATGCACCTACACCAGAAGTCATTTTAGGTTCCGATATTTTAAAGTTTACGCCATCGAATATAATGGCCCATACCTATTGTTTAGATGAAAATTTATGGAAGCAAACTATCGCCCCTGTTGTCCCTTCAACCTATATCGGACCCGCAAATAATTGTAATCAACCTTCCGTTACTTCACCAAATTCAATGCAAACACATCCACATTACAACTTTCATCCATACCATTATCCATATATGTATCAAAACAGTTCCTATTATTAA
- a CDS encoding FecCD family ABC transporter permease has protein sequence MHNLIRKHTHRFSIYIVICLLLIFVVAFISVNTGYMNISILSFLQTLLGNGSPDNALTIFSFRFPRICMAILVGFGVAVSGVILQSISKNPLADPGILGINAGAGFAIVLYTFFIQGLLFSSSWMSVFFMPIIALFGALFAASIIYLFAYKRGQVSPSRMLLVGVGINAAFSAGITIFQLRMEPIDFSRTLVWLSGSIWGTTWTFVLALLPWIVMLIPFAYYKARVLDILALNEMTAIGLGINLTKERKRLLVLAVLLAGACVAVGGGLTFLGLIAPHIAKKLVGSLHYRVIPFSALIGALLLLMSDTISRIIIAPAELPVGIVLAILGTPYFIYLLLQTRG, from the coding sequence ATGCATAATTTAATCCGTAAACATACACATCGTTTTTCTATATATATCGTGATATGTTTGCTACTGATATTTGTAGTGGCATTCATTAGTGTGAATACAGGGTATATGAATATTTCGATTTTAAGTTTTCTTCAAACTTTACTAGGGAATGGCTCCCCTGATAATGCTTTAACAATTTTTAGCTTCCGCTTTCCCCGTATTTGCATGGCCATCCTTGTTGGGTTTGGTGTTGCTGTGTCAGGTGTCATCCTACAAAGTATTTCAAAAAACCCGCTAGCAGACCCAGGTATACTTGGCATTAACGCAGGTGCAGGATTTGCTATTGTGTTGTATACATTCTTTATTCAAGGATTGTTATTTTCTAGCTCATGGATGTCTGTCTTTTTTATGCCCATAATTGCCTTGTTTGGTGCACTTTTTGCAGCATCGATCATTTATTTATTTGCATATAAAAGAGGACAGGTGTCTCCGTCACGCATGCTCTTAGTTGGAGTTGGCATTAATGCTGCGTTTAGTGCAGGAATCACCATTTTCCAACTTCGCATGGAACCTATCGATTTTTCTAGAACACTCGTCTGGCTTTCGGGATCTATTTGGGGCACTACTTGGACATTTGTGCTCGCGTTACTTCCTTGGATTGTGATGTTAATACCCTTTGCTTATTATAAAGCCCGCGTACTAGATATTTTAGCTTTGAATGAAATGACCGCTATTGGATTAGGTATTAACTTAACAAAAGAACGTAAAAGACTTCTAGTATTGGCTGTGCTTCTAGCAGGCGCCTGTGTTGCAGTTGGGGGAGGACTTACATTTTTAGGGTTAATTGCACCTCACATTGCAAAAAAATTAGTAGGCAGCTTACATTATCGGGTAATTCCATTTAGTGCATTAATAGGTGCTTTGCTTTTGTTAATGTCTGATACTATTAGTCGAATCATTATCGCTCCTGCTGAATTACCCGTTGGTATCGTTTTAGCCATATTAGGTACACCTTACTTTATCTATTTGCTATTACAAACAAGAGGCTAG
- a CDS encoding FecCD family ABC transporter permease, which translates to MKRNSLSFVRHHYRKTYNILTLFLFICLSCLVIFISIRFGANELTYKTIWNSLLHYDETNNEHVILHELRIPRAIAGLLVGSALAVSGAIMQGVTRNALASPSILGVTSGAGFMLSIAYTLFHTPSFPMLILFSFIGAGAGAALVFTLTAFAKGGITPVKLALAGAGISAFLSALSTAIGLKYDIAKDLSYWYAGSLSSIQPIHIKVAIPFVIIGLLLAMILAKSISVMSLGEEVATGLGQRTTVIRVLCTVTVLLLTGAAVSIAGIIGFVGLVVPHIVRAIVGVDYRWILPISAIIGGCLLVFADIVARIIMSPFESPVGAVTAIIGVPFFLYLARKDGRGL; encoded by the coding sequence ATGAAGAGAAACTCATTATCTTTTGTTAGACATCATTACCGTAAAACTTATAATATTCTCACTCTATTTCTATTCATTTGTTTAAGTTGTTTGGTAATTTTCATTTCGATTCGATTTGGCGCCAATGAACTAACTTATAAAACAATATGGAATAGCCTTTTACATTACGATGAAACTAATAATGAACATGTTATTTTACATGAGTTGCGTATTCCACGTGCAATTGCAGGACTTCTCGTTGGTAGTGCCCTCGCTGTTTCAGGCGCGATTATGCAAGGGGTTACGCGTAATGCTCTTGCCTCCCCTTCCATATTAGGGGTTACTTCAGGTGCAGGTTTTATGTTATCCATTGCATACACGCTGTTTCATACACCTAGTTTCCCGATGCTGATACTTTTTTCATTTATTGGTGCAGGTGCTGGAGCAGCACTAGTATTTACGTTAACTGCGTTTGCAAAAGGTGGCATTACACCTGTAAAACTAGCATTAGCTGGTGCAGGTATCTCTGCTTTTCTAAGCGCACTATCAACAGCAATTGGTCTAAAATACGATATTGCTAAAGATTTAAGCTATTGGTATGCAGGTAGTCTTTCTTCTATACAGCCAATACATATAAAGGTCGCCATTCCTTTTGTCATCATCGGCTTACTGCTGGCAATGATATTAGCAAAATCAATTTCTGTTATGAGTTTAGGTGAAGAAGTAGCAACAGGGCTTGGTCAACGGACAACAGTTATACGGGTGCTTTGTACCGTTACTGTGCTTTTATTAACAGGTGCAGCCGTTTCCATTGCAGGTATTATCGGTTTTGTTGGTTTAGTTGTACCACATATCGTACGTGCAATCGTTGGAGTTGATTATCGTTGGATATTACCTATTTCAGCTATTATAGGTGGCTGTTTATTGGTATTTGCGGATATTGTAGCTCGCATCATCATGAGTCCTTTTGAATCCCCAGTAGGTGCTGTTACTGCCATTATCGGTGTACCCTTTTTTTTATACTTAGCTCGTAAAGATGGAAGAGGTTTATAA